The Chloroflexota bacterium DNA segment CCTCGAGGACGCGCAGGCTGACGCGCGAGTCGTGCGCCACGTCCTCGACGATCTCGCCGTGGCCGGCGGCGGCCACCCAGCCGATCATGCTCGCGCCGCCAAGCTCGCGCAGGCCAAGCAGCCGGCGGGCCCGCCGGCCGGCCGCTGCCTCGAAGGTGTAGACGTCGCTGACGGGATCCTTCAGCGCGATGGCGACGAGGGCGGCCCCCAGCAGCTCAGCCGACCGCTCCACGACAAGCTGGAACACGCGCTCGATGTCCAGCTCCTGCCCGATGACCTGCCCCAGCTCGCGGAGCGTCGAGACCTGGTTGAGCCGCCGCTCCAGCTCGTCGTTGAGGTTGGCGTTCTCGATCGCCACGGCTGCATGGCGGGCCAGCAGCAGGGCGAGCTGCTCGTCCGTCTCGTCGAAGCCGGCCGGGTCCAGCTCCTCGCCGCTCATCTTCTCGGTCAGGTAGAGATCGCCAAGCACCCGGTCGCCCAGCTTGATGGGGACGCCGAGCAGCGAGGTCATGGGCGGGTGGTTCGGCGGGAACCCGGACGAGCGCGGGTCACGCCCGATACTGTTCGTGCGGACGGGACGGCCCTCGCGGATCAGCACGCCGAGCAGCCCGTGCCCGCGCGGCAGCGGCCCGATCGCGGCGCGCTCCTGGGGGGTCAGGCCGCTGGTGATGAACTCAAAAATGCGGCCATCGGCGTCCGCCAGACCCAGAGCAGCGTACTTCGCGCCCAGCACTTCGCGGGCGAGATCGACGATGCGCTGGAGCACCCGGTTGATCGAGCGCTCGGCAGCGAGTACTGCCAGCGCGTCGCTCAAGGCCACCAGTGTCTCAGAGACGCGCGAGCGCGCGCCTACGGGTTTCGGCTTTCGAATTCGCTCGCTCGGAATTGCCATGAGCCGCTCGCCATCCCAGCCAGGGTGTCACCCGGCGATAGCCCTCCGGAGAGGCACTGCAACGCCCCGCCGCCACGGCGCGCCAGCCACCGCCTTCGCGTGCCAGTATAACGGCAGCAGCCCGGTCAGCAGGCGCGGCGCGGCGCTTTGCCCGGCACCTCGATCTGCATGATCTCCGACCGCTGCGGCCCGGTCGGAACGCCCCACGGCGACCACGCCAGCACCACGAACACCACCATGACCGTCGTGAGCAGCCCGCCGCCCAGCCAGCCAAGCTGCGCCCCCAGCGCCACGCCTGCCGAGCCGTCCGCCAGCAGCCCGCCGATCACCAGCCCGAACGCGCGCAGGAGGCCGCCGGCCACCGCCGCCCAGACCAGCGCCCCTGACAGCCCCGGGAACCGGATCGGGTAGGCCGAGACGCGCGGGAGCATCCGAATGCCGATCGCCACGATCAGCGGCACGAGATAGACCGCCGTGAAGGCGTGGGTGATGGCGTCCGACGGCAGCACCCCAAGCGCACGGCCCCACTGACTGATGAGCAAGCCCGCCCAGCAGACACGCAGCACCACGCGCGTGCGGCCCGGCAGGAGCGTGGCCGGGGCCTCGACCGTGGGCGGGACGCCCGGCCGCCAGAGGCCCAGCGCGATGAAGAGCGCCAGGACGGCCAGGGCGCTCAGCCAGATGCCGAGAACCGCGAGCAGCGGGGCGTCCAGCACCAGACCGGCCACCCGCGCCAGCAACGCCAGCGCCAGCCCGCCAATGCCGAGCCACGGCAGAGCCTGACTCACGGGGCGGACGCGCGCCAGCGGCGGCAGCAGCCGAAGCTGCACGGCAGATGTGGCCGCCAGCAGGAAGCCGTCCACCTCCAGCAGCACCAGCAGTTGATGCGGCAGGCCGTAGTCCGCCGGCATCCCCGTTTGCGCCAGCCCGATCAGCGAGATTGCCCGCACCAGCAGCGCGCCCACCAGGGAAAAGGCTCCCACCAGCAGCAGGCACTCCCAGGGAGCAGGACGCCCCGCCGACGCTGGCCGCGCGGCCACCAGCTGCCGCCCGGCCCAGGCGAACCCCAGCGGCGGCAGCAGCGCCGCCACGATCAGCAGCCCCGAGCGCACGATGCTCGACGGCAGCGGCTGCCCGACAAGCTGCGCCAGCAACCCGATGCCCACCAGCCAGCCGGCCACCGAGAGCGCCTCAGGGTGCGCCAGCTTCGCGCGCCAGAAGCCCGGCAGGATCAGCCCGCCGACGCCAACGATCAGCAGCCCGGCGAAGCCGAGGGTCTGGATCTGCCCGTGCGCCTGCACCAGCGGCGCGTACGCCTGCCCTGGCCACCCGAAGGCCGGCGCGCCCAGCGCGTACAACCCCGTCAGGAAGCCGCCGAACAGCCCCAGTCCGAGCGCGATGCTCGCGGCGCGGCCGTATGCGGGCGGAAACGGGGGCGCCGGCACAAAGAGACGAGGAGGGGCCGTCGTCGTCATCGCACGCTCTCCAACGATACGGTCTGCTTCAAAGCGTGTGTTCTGCCTCTGTAGTATGCCAACGGGGGCGGCCCGTACTGAGCCACCCCCGTTCAGGTCTTGCGCGTGGCCGCTCGCCTACTCGGTGACCGCGATGACCGAGATCATGCCGCCCGGCTCGACGCCCTTGTTCTGCACGTGGCTCAGGATGTGGCAGTGGTAGACCCAGTTGCCGAGGTTGTCCGCCACAAAGTCCAGGTCGTAGCGCTCGCCAGGGCCGATCGTGATCGTGTCCTTGGTGATCTGTGCGCCATCCGGCACGACGTGGCCGTCCGTCCCCACGATCTTCGTCGCGAAGCCGTGGCTGTGCATCGGGTGGATCATCTCGCCGAGGTTGACCAGGTGGATGCGGACGCGCTCGCCGAGCTTGGCCGCCAGCGGCTCGGTGGCCGGGAACGCCTTGCCGTTGATGACGAAGAAGCCGTTCAGCTCGCCAACCACCTGGAAGTACTCGCGGTCGAAGGTCGGCACGAAGCCCTTCGGGTCGATCTGCATGACCCCGAACAGGCCCTTCGACTTCTGCGAGACCGAGTTGTGGTGCGTGTGGTAGAGGAACGTCCCCGACGGCTTGGCCTCGAACTCGTAGCTGAAGCTGTCGCCAGGCTGCACGACGGGCTGGGTCACGTCCGGCACGCCGTCCATCGCGTTCGGGAGCATCGGGCCGTGGACGTGGATGACCGTCGGCTCGGGCAGCTCGTTCTTCAGGTTGATGCGGATGCGGTCGCCTTCGGTGGCGCGCAGCAGCGGGCCGGGCACCATCCCGTTGTAAGCCCAGGCGTCCATGAACTCGCCCGGCGCGATCTCCCACTTCACCACGGATGCCGTGATGTCGAACACCTTGACGCCGTCCACGATGCGCGGCTCAAGGACCTGATTGCCCTTGGTGGACGTCGGGACGATGTCTGCATGCGAGACCGCATGGCCCTCATGGCTGGAGGCCGGCGCGGTGCTGGCCGCGGCCTGCGCCGCCGCCTGTGTCTGTGCCGCGGCCGTCCCAACGGGCTTGGCCGCCTGTGACTGTGCGGACGCAGGGGCCGCCGCGGCCGGTCCGGACGGCGCGGTCGTCCGCCCGCTGCCGATACTGATCACGGTTGCTGAGGGCACCAGGACCATGCCACCAAGGACCGACCAGACGAGTCCGCCCGTCCAGACGGCCCCCATAACCATCAGCGCAATGAACATCCCACGCATCGAAAACGGGTCCTCCGAAAAAATCCTCACAGCAGCACGAGACCCGAATCGGAACTCTGGGCGCAGCACACAAGCGCCCCGCCTCAGAGCAGTCAGCCAGCCTCGCCACAGAGAGAATCATCGACGGGCGACGCCCCGTCGCGGCTGGGGCAGGTGTCCCAAACATGGCGGGCGCGTTCCGTGAATGGGTAGGACAGCATGCCGCCGCCTGCCTACCCTGGCGGGTAGGTTGAACAGCCTATACTCCCCTGGTCAGCGCCTGTGTGCGATATTCAGCAGCGGTGCTTGTTTGTCCCGGCCGGGGGTGTCACACTCTCCCGCAGGCGATTCGCAGGATCGACGACGATTCGGCCAGCCGTCGGCCGGCCAGGCCAGGGTGGCCAGACCTGGCCGGCCAGACCCACCAGGGAGAGTCCACATGGCAGAGGATGCCGGGGGAACCCTTTACCCCGTCGAACAGTTGCGCGCGTTCACCTTGCGCGCCTTCACCACCGCCGGCGTGCCGGACGAGGACGCCGCGATTGTCACCGACAACCTGATCGAGGCAAACCTGCGCGGCGTTGACACCCATGGGATCACCCGGCTGCTGGCGATCTACGTCAAGCGGCTGAAGGTCGGCATCACCAACCCGCGCCCGAAGATCGAGGTCGTCTCGGATGCGCCTTCGGCCATCGTGGTGGATGGCGACAACGGTCTCGGCTCGGTGGTGGCCACCTACGCCATGCGCGAGGCGATCAAGCGCGCCCGCGAGACCGGCTCCTGCTGGGCCGGGGTGCGCAACAGTAATCATTTCGGCGCCACGGCGTACTTCACGACGATGGCGGCTGAGGCGGGCATGGTCGGCCTGGGCATGACCAACGGTCCGGCCGCGATGGCCCCCTGGGGCGGCGCGAAGGCGTACATGTCCACCAACCCGTTCTCGATCGCCGTGCCGAGCGAGGAAGGGCCGGTCATCATGGACATGGCCACCAGCGTCGTGGCGCGGGGCCACATCCTGCTGGCCTCCACGCGCGGCGACAAGACGATCCCGCCGGGCTGGGCGCTCGACAAGGAGGGCCGCCCGACGACGGACACGCAGGAGGCCCTGGCCGGCACCGTGATGCCGATGGCCGGCTACAAGGGCGCGGTCATCTCGATGATGATCGACATCCTGAGCGGCGCCCTGACGGGCGCGTCGTTCGGAACGCACATCGGGCCGCTCTACGGCAAGCTGGACACGAAGCAGGACATCGGCCATCTGTTCGGCGTGCTGGACATCGACAAGATGATCCCGCTGCCGAGCTTCAAGGAGCGGCTGGCGCAGATGATCCGCGAGGTCAAGGCGACGCCACTGGCGGCCGGCGCCACGGCCATCTACGCGCCCGGCGAGATCGAGGCCACCAAGAAGGCCCACCGGCTGGTGGAGGGCATCCCGATCCCGGACGGCGTGCGCCGCGAGTTCGAGGAGACGGCGGCCGAGCTGGGCATCAGCTTCCCGTAGAGACGGGAGCAGAGAGACGCGCTCACTTCCGACCGAGGGAGGCCCTCCCTCGGTCGGAAGTGAGGGCCGCTCTCGACCGGCACTACCAGCCGCGATCCTTCCACTCCTGCAGGCTCGGCTTCTCGGCTCCGATGGTCGAGGACTTGCCGTGCCCAGGGTAGATCACGGTGTCGTCGGGCAGCGAGAGCAGCTTGTACTCGACGCTCCGGATGATCGTGTAGAAGTGCCCGGTCTCGTTCTTGGTGTTGCCGACGCCGCCCGGGAAGAGCGTGTCGCCGCTGAACAGCAGGTTGCCCACCGTGAAGCAGGTGCTGCCGGGCGTGTGGCCGGGCGTGTGGATCGCCGTCAGCACGTTCTTGCCGAACGGCAGCTCCTGCCGGTCCACGAGCGTCTGCTCTGGCGGCGACTTCAACATCCCCTGATCCAGCTCCCCGATGGCAGCCGGCACGCCGAGCGTCGCCTTAAGCGGGTCGAGCTGATCGTGGTGGTCCCAGTGGCCGTGCGTGATCAGGATCGCCTTGACCTTCGTGTCCTCGACGGCCGCGGCGATCTTGTCAGGCTCCCAGCCCGCGTCGATGACGTACCCCTCTTTGGTGTTGGGGTCACGGACGATGTAGACGACGTTCTCGAACGTCCCGACCTGGAGCGTCTTCAGCTCGAAGTCTGCGCCGTTCGCCGTGACGCGCTGCCAGCCAGCCATGCGCCCTCCTGCGTGGGTGTTAGGTTGTAGATCGTAGGTGGTAAGTCGTAGATCGTGGGTCATGGGGGTGGAGCAGCCACCGCACTCCACCGCACCCCTACAACTCTACACACTCGAAGGCCGCAGCAGCCGGACAGTCGGCGCTGGCGCCCCAACACCGACGATCTACGGCCCACGCCCACGGCCCACGCCTACGCGTAGAGGCTGAGCCGCTCCTCGCGCAGGGCGCCGTTGGTGACCTTCTTGATCTCGCTCAGCGACTTCTCGTCCCACTCAGCCACGAACGTGATCGCCTTCCCCTCGCGGCCCATCCGCGCCGTCCGCCCGATGCGGTGGACGTAGGACTCGCTCTCTTCGGGGATGTCGTAGTTGATCACGTGGCTGACTTCGGGGATGTCGAGGCCGCGCGCCGCGAGGTTCGTGGCGATCAGCAGGGTGATCGCCCCGCTGCGGAAGTCCGCCAGGACGCGCTCGCGCTGGTTCTGACCGAGACTGCCGTGGATCGCCTCGACCGGGATGCCGTCCCGACGGAGGATCCGGGTCAGCCGGTCGACGGCCACCTGGGTCCGGCAGAAGATCATCGCCCGCTCGGGCTGCTCTTCAAGCAGGACAGTCCGCAACGCCTCGGGCTTGTCGCGCTCGGCCACCTCGTAGTAGACCTGATCGACGGCGGCGACCGTCGGCTGCTCCGGCTTGCACTGGACAGTCACGGCGTCGCGCATGTGCCGCCGCGAGATGATCCGCACCACCGTCGGGACCGTGGCCGAGAAGAGCGCCGTCTGGCGGTTGCGCGGCGTCCGTCGGAGGATGCGCTCCACGTCGGGCATGAAGCCCATGTCGAGCATCCGGTCGGCCTCGTCGAGCACAAGGTACGAGACGCTCTCGAAGGAGAGCGTTCCCCGCTTGAGATGGTCGAGGATGCGGCCGGGCGTGCCGACCACCACCTGTGCGCCGCGCTTCAGGTCGCGCAGCTGGTTGCCCATGCTCGCGCCGCCGTAGATCGCAGCGACGTGGACGCCACGCCACCGCCCGATGCGCGTCAGCTCGTCGGAGATCTGGCTGGCAAGCTCGCGGGTCGGCGCGAGGACCAGCGCCTGCACAACCAGCATCGAGGGGTCGATGCGCTCGACCAGCGGGATGCCGAACGCGGCGGTCTTGCCAGTGCCCGTCTGGGCCTGCCCCACCACGTCCTGGCCTTCCAGCAGGAGGGGAATCGTCTTCTGCTGGATCTCGGTCGGGTTGACGAAGCCCATGTCGGCCAGCGAACGGGCCGTCTGGGCCGTCATCAGGACGCCGCCGAACGCGAGCACCTTCGGCTCGTCGGGGGACGGGCCAGGATCGAGCGGCGTGGGGCCGGCGTAGGTGTCAGCCTCGGCAGCAGGACGGACCCGGCGCACCTTGCGGCGCTTGCGCGGGCCATCGCTGCCAACGGGAACCTCGTAGCGCTCCTCGCGGCCATCCACGATGCGGACCCGGGTGACGGTGGGCACCCAGTCGTCGACAACGGCTGGCACGGGCGCAGCGGCTAGCGCGGGCGCAGCGGCCGGCGCGGGCGCAACGGCTGGCTCGGCAGCTGCT contains these protein-coding regions:
- a CDS encoding copper oxidase; this encodes MRGMFIALMVMGAVWTGGLVWSVLGGMVLVPSATVISIGSGRTTAPSGPAAAAPASAQSQAAKPVGTAAAQTQAAAQAAASTAPASSHEGHAVSHADIVPTSTKGNQVLEPRIVDGVKVFDITASVVKWEIAPGEFMDAWAYNGMVPGPLLRATEGDRIRINLKNELPEPTVIHVHGPMLPNAMDGVPDVTQPVVQPGDSFSYEFEAKPSGTFLYHTHHNSVSQKSKGLFGVMQIDPKGFVPTFDREYFQVVGELNGFFVINGKAFPATEPLAAKLGERVRIHLVNLGEMIHPMHSHGFATKIVGTDGHVVPDGAQITKDTITIGPGERYDLDFVADNLGNWVYHCHILSHVQNKGVEPGGMISVIAVTE
- a CDS encoding Ldh family oxidoreductase, whose amino-acid sequence is MAEDAGGTLYPVEQLRAFTLRAFTTAGVPDEDAAIVTDNLIEANLRGVDTHGITRLLAIYVKRLKVGITNPRPKIEVVSDAPSAIVVDGDNGLGSVVATYAMREAIKRARETGSCWAGVRNSNHFGATAYFTTMAAEAGMVGLGMTNGPAAMAPWGGAKAYMSTNPFSIAVPSEEGPVIMDMATSVVARGHILLASTRGDKTIPPGWALDKEGRPTTDTQEALAGTVMPMAGYKGAVISMMIDILSGALTGASFGTHIGPLYGKLDTKQDIGHLFGVLDIDKMIPLPSFKERLAQMIREVKATPLAAGATAIYAPGEIEATKKAHRLVEGIPIPDGVRREFEETAAELGISFP
- a CDS encoding MBL fold metallo-hydrolase; the protein is MAGWQRVTANGADFELKTLQVGTFENVVYIVRDPNTKEGYVIDAGWEPDKIAAAVEDTKVKAILITHGHWDHHDQLDPLKATLGVPAAIGELDQGMLKSPPEQTLVDRQELPFGKNVLTAIHTPGHTPGSTCFTVGNLLFSGDTLFPGGVGNTKNETGHFYTIIRSVEYKLLSLPDDTVIYPGHGKSSTIGAEKPSLQEWKDRGW
- a CDS encoding DEAD/DEAH box helicase; the encoded protein is MQLVETPPDPEQATKRRRASTRAQAVAVPAETPATEIAARPVAAAPKPRRTRKSTAAVAAEAEAISATPVAPAVEAVAPPVEAVSTPEAAEAVSTPEAAPETPGKSRRTRKSGTASAASSTPEATPTSAAAPEAPAPKPRRTRKAAATVEAVPTAEASSAPTAADLTTSAMTEPASAPAKPRRTRKTRVTPVAEAAASAPVQPAPAPVQVAPEPAAAPAKPRRTRQAAREAAAARAAEAAAAVAMPAEAAAAAEPAVAPAPAAAPALAAAPVPAVVDDWVPTVTRVRIVDGREERYEVPVGSDGPRKRRKVRRVRPAAEADTYAGPTPLDPGPSPDEPKVLAFGGVLMTAQTARSLADMGFVNPTEIQQKTIPLLLEGQDVVGQAQTGTGKTAAFGIPLVERIDPSMLVVQALVLAPTRELASQISDELTRIGRWRGVHVAAIYGGASMGNQLRDLKRGAQVVVGTPGRILDHLKRGTLSFESVSYLVLDEADRMLDMGFMPDVERILRRTPRNRQTALFSATVPTVVRIISRRHMRDAVTVQCKPEQPTVAAVDQVYYEVAERDKPEALRTVLLEEQPERAMIFCRTQVAVDRLTRILRRDGIPVEAIHGSLGQNQRERVLADFRSGAITLLIATNLAARGLDIPEVSHVINYDIPEESESYVHRIGRTARMGREGKAITFVAEWDEKSLSEIKKVTNGALREERLSLYA